In Rhodococcus rhodochrous, a single genomic region encodes these proteins:
- the pgl gene encoding 6-phosphogluconolactonase: MSDTVRTPSEIRRFADADEVARAAASAFVDAVVAAQRERVQAHVVLTGGGTGIAMLEHVRRDQGAIDWSAVNVYFGDERFLPPGDPDRNEVQAREALLDHVPIDPARIHTMPALGEDGCSTPEDSAQRYAELLATHSPDGTVPVFDVHLLGMGGEGHINSLFPHTDAVRESERFVVGVDDSPKPPPARVTLTLPAVQRARQVWLLVTGDAKAEAVAAAVGGAAPEDFPSAGARGTEGTVWFLDPAAAAQLPA, from the coding sequence ATGTCTGACACGGTCCGCACTCCGTCCGAGATCCGGCGTTTCGCCGACGCCGACGAGGTCGCCCGCGCGGCGGCGTCCGCCTTCGTCGATGCCGTCGTCGCCGCGCAGCGCGAGCGGGTGCAGGCCCACGTCGTGCTCACCGGCGGCGGTACCGGTATCGCGATGCTCGAGCACGTCCGTCGTGACCAGGGCGCCATCGACTGGTCGGCGGTGAACGTCTACTTCGGCGACGAGCGTTTCCTGCCGCCCGGCGATCCGGATCGCAACGAGGTGCAGGCCCGTGAGGCTCTGCTCGACCACGTGCCGATCGACCCGGCCCGTATCCACACCATGCCGGCGCTCGGCGAGGACGGGTGCAGCACACCGGAGGACTCGGCCCAGCGGTACGCCGAACTCCTCGCGACGCACTCCCCCGACGGCACCGTGCCGGTCTTCGACGTGCACCTGCTCGGCATGGGCGGTGAGGGACACATCAATTCGCTGTTCCCCCACACCGACGCGGTGCGCGAGTCGGAGCGTTTCGTGGTGGGTGTCGACGACTCCCCGAAGCCGCCGCCGGCCCGGGTGACGCTGACGCTGCCCGCCGTGCAGCGGGCGCGGCAGGTCTGGTTGCTGGTCACCGGTGACGCCAAGGCGGAGGCCGTCGCAGCGGCCGTGGGTGGTGCCGCACCGGAGGACTTCCCCTCCGCCGGCGCCCGCGGCACCGAAGGCACCGTGTGGTTCCTCGATCCGGCTGCCGCAGCGCAACTCCCGGCGTAG
- the opcA gene encoding glucose-6-phosphate dehydrogenase assembly protein OpcA has product MRIQLRNTSANAISRKLVELRRSSGMVTQGRVLTFIVCAGDARGLDAAITAATEASKEHPCRVIVVGRGRQDGPSRLDAEIRVAGEAGASEALILALHGELGEHQESVVVPFLLPDTPVVAWWPNQAPAVPAEDPVGRLAVRRITDVTNSDDPRADLATRLSGYRPGDTDLAWARITYWRALLVSALDQPPYEPVLSARVSGLRTEPAVDLIAGWLASRLDCPVERSVGELRVELRTASQTIALERPQEGRVATLERTHKPDSLISLARRNSAECLAEELRRLDPDKVYEAALSALPKVDYV; this is encoded by the coding sequence GTGAGGATCCAGCTGCGCAACACCTCCGCCAACGCCATCAGTCGCAAGCTGGTGGAGCTGCGACGATCGAGCGGAATGGTCACGCAGGGACGTGTCCTCACGTTCATCGTGTGCGCCGGCGACGCGCGGGGCCTCGACGCCGCGATCACCGCCGCCACCGAGGCGTCGAAGGAACATCCCTGCCGCGTCATCGTCGTCGGTCGCGGTCGGCAGGACGGTCCGTCGCGGCTCGACGCGGAGATCCGGGTCGCCGGTGAGGCGGGTGCCTCCGAGGCGTTGATCCTCGCCCTGCACGGCGAACTCGGCGAGCATCAGGAATCGGTCGTGGTGCCGTTCCTGCTGCCGGACACCCCCGTCGTCGCGTGGTGGCCCAACCAGGCCCCCGCGGTGCCGGCCGAGGACCCGGTGGGACGCCTCGCCGTCCGCCGCATCACCGACGTGACCAACTCCGACGACCCGCGTGCCGATCTCGCGACCCGCCTGTCCGGTTACCGCCCGGGCGACACGGATCTGGCCTGGGCCCGCATCACCTACTGGCGGGCCCTGCTGGTCTCGGCGCTCGATCAGCCGCCATACGAGCCGGTGCTCTCGGCGCGCGTGTCCGGGCTGCGGACCGAGCCGGCCGTCGATCTGATCGCGGGGTGGCTCGCGAGCCGCCTCGACTGTCCCGTCGAACGGTCCGTCGGCGAGCTGAGGGTGGAACTGCGCACGGCGTCGCAGACGATCGCCCTGGAACGCCCGCAGGAAGGTCGTGTGGCGACCCTCGAACGCACCCACAAGCCCGATTCGCTGATCAGCCTGGCGCGCCGGAACTCGGCCGAATGCCTCGCCGAGGAACTGCGTCGCCTCGATCCCGACAAAGTCTACGAAGCCGCGTTGTCGGCCTTGCCGAAGGTGGATTATGTCTGA
- the zwf gene encoding glucose-6-phosphate dehydrogenase produces the protein MPESGAAEWVNPLRDNRDRRLPRIAGPCALVIFGVTGDLARRKLMPAVYDLANRGLLPPGFALVGFARRDWADEDFGQVVHDAVREHSRTPFREEVWQRLAEGIRFVQGTFDDDAAFAELATTLEKLDRERGTGGNHAFYLSVPPDAFPVVCGQLSRSGLAAERDGSWSRVVIEKPFGHDLESARELNSVVGEVFSEESVFRIDHYLGKETVQNILALRFANQMFEPVWNAHYVDHVQITMAEDIGLGGRAGYYDGIGAARDVIQNHLLQLLAFTAMEEPVSFAASELHAEKIKVLSATRPAEPFDETTARGQYASGWQGGEKVVGLLEEKGFAADSTTETYAAITFEVDTRRWAGVPFYLRTGKRLGRRVTEIAVVFKRAPHLPFDKTMTEELGQNALVIRVQPDEGITMRFGSKVPGSEMEVRDVNMDFSYGQAFTVSSPEAYERLILDVLLGVPSLFPVDEEVELSWKILDPVLEHWAANGRPEPYESGTWGPQSADEMLRRTGREWRRP, from the coding sequence GTGCCCGAATCCGGTGCGGCGGAGTGGGTGAACCCGCTCCGGGACAACAGAGATCGCAGACTGCCCCGTATCGCCGGCCCGTGCGCGCTGGTGATCTTCGGCGTGACCGGCGATCTGGCCCGGCGCAAGTTGATGCCCGCCGTCTACGACCTCGCCAACCGCGGCCTCCTGCCGCCCGGATTCGCGCTCGTCGGTTTCGCCCGGAGGGACTGGGCCGACGAGGATTTCGGTCAGGTGGTCCACGACGCGGTGCGTGAGCACTCGCGTACCCCCTTCCGCGAGGAGGTCTGGCAGCGCCTCGCGGAGGGGATCCGCTTCGTGCAGGGCACCTTCGACGACGATGCGGCGTTCGCGGAACTCGCGACGACCCTCGAGAAGCTCGACCGCGAACGCGGTACGGGCGGCAACCACGCGTTCTACCTGTCGGTCCCCCCGGACGCCTTCCCCGTGGTGTGCGGGCAGCTGTCGCGTTCGGGTCTGGCCGCGGAACGCGACGGCTCGTGGAGCCGCGTGGTGATCGAGAAGCCCTTCGGGCACGACCTCGAGAGCGCACGCGAGCTCAATTCCGTTGTCGGTGAGGTGTTCTCCGAGGAATCCGTCTTCCGCATCGATCATTATCTCGGCAAGGAGACGGTCCAGAACATCCTCGCGTTGCGTTTCGCGAACCAGATGTTCGAGCCGGTGTGGAACGCGCACTACGTCGACCACGTGCAGATCACGATGGCCGAGGACATCGGTCTCGGTGGTCGCGCCGGCTACTACGACGGCATCGGCGCGGCGCGCGACGTCATCCAGAACCACCTCCTGCAGCTGCTCGCCTTCACCGCGATGGAGGAGCCGGTGAGCTTCGCGGCGTCGGAGCTGCACGCGGAGAAGATCAAGGTGCTGTCGGCGACCCGGCCGGCGGAGCCGTTCGACGAGACCACCGCGCGCGGCCAGTACGCATCCGGCTGGCAGGGCGGCGAGAAGGTCGTCGGCCTGCTCGAGGAGAAGGGTTTCGCGGCGGATTCGACCACCGAGACGTACGCGGCCATCACCTTCGAGGTCGACACCCGCCGCTGGGCGGGTGTGCCCTTCTACCTGCGCACCGGCAAGCGCCTCGGCCGCCGCGTCACCGAGATCGCGGTGGTCTTCAAGCGGGCCCCGCACCTGCCGTTCGACAAGACCATGACCGAGGAGCTCGGTCAGAACGCACTGGTGATCCGCGTACAACCCGACGAGGGCATCACGATGCGCTTCGGGTCGAAGGTGCCCGGCTCCGAGATGGAGGTCCGGGACGTGAACATGGACTTCAGTTACGGCCAGGCGTTCACGGTCTCCTCCCCCGAGGCCTACGAGCGCCTGATCCTCGACGTGCTCCTCGGCGTCCCGTCGCTGTTCCCGGTGGACGAGGAAGTCGAATTGTCCTGGAAGATCCTCGATCCGGTGCTCGAGCACTGGGCGGCGAACGGGCGACCGGAACCCTACGAGTCCGGCACCTGGGGTCCGCAATCGGCCGACGAGATGCTGCGACGCACCGGCCGGGAATGGAGGCGTCCGTGA
- the tal gene encoding transaldolase — protein MTQQTSTQNAALAELSAQGVSVWLDDLSRDLIDSGKLAELVATRSVVGVTTNPSIFQAALSKGHAYDAQIRDLAAAGADATEAIRTVTTDDVRAACDVLAPVFEATDGLDGRVSIEVDPRLAHKTDDTVQQALELWRIVDRPNLFIKIPATVAGLPAIARVIGEGVSVNVTLIFSVERYERVIEAYLDGLTAAKASGHDLSKIRSVASFFVSRVDTEIDPRLEEIGTDQALALRGKAGLANARLAYGAYQRAFEGGTRFEQLAEAGAVPQRALWASTGVKNPDYPDTLYVTELVAPNTVNTMPEKTLEAVADHGEVTGDTVTRNIASSQQVFDALASVGVDLPDVFRKLEDEGVEKFVVAWKDLLAATAEQLAAHAPGAEG, from the coding sequence ATGACCCAGCAGACCTCCACGCAGAACGCTGCGCTGGCCGAACTGTCCGCCCAGGGTGTCTCGGTGTGGCTGGACGACCTGTCCCGCGACCTCATCGACTCCGGCAAGCTCGCCGAGCTCGTCGCGACCCGCAGTGTCGTGGGTGTGACGACCAACCCGTCGATCTTCCAGGCCGCCCTGTCGAAGGGCCACGCCTACGACGCGCAGATCCGCGATCTCGCCGCCGCCGGTGCCGACGCCACCGAGGCGATCCGCACCGTCACCACCGACGACGTGCGCGCGGCCTGCGACGTCCTCGCGCCGGTGTTCGAGGCGACGGACGGCCTCGACGGACGGGTGTCGATCGAGGTCGACCCGCGTCTGGCGCACAAGACGGACGACACCGTCCAGCAGGCCCTCGAGCTGTGGCGCATCGTCGACCGCCCGAACCTGTTCATCAAGATCCCGGCGACGGTGGCGGGGCTGCCGGCCATCGCCCGGGTGATCGGTGAGGGTGTCAGCGTCAACGTCACGCTCATTTTCTCGGTCGAGCGCTACGAGCGGGTCATCGAGGCCTACCTCGACGGCCTCACCGCGGCGAAGGCCTCCGGTCACGACCTGTCGAAGATCCGCTCGGTCGCGTCGTTCTTCGTCTCGCGTGTCGACACCGAGATCGATCCGCGCCTCGAGGAGATCGGCACCGATCAGGCGCTGGCGCTGCGCGGCAAGGCCGGTCTCGCCAACGCGCGGCTCGCGTACGGCGCGTACCAGCGCGCGTTCGAGGGCGGAACGCGGTTCGAGCAGCTCGCCGAGGCGGGTGCCGTTCCCCAGCGTGCGTTGTGGGCGTCGACGGGTGTGAAGAACCCCGACTACCCCGACACCCTCTACGTCACCGAGCTCGTCGCGCCGAACACCGTCAACACGATGCCGGAGAAGACCCTCGAGGCCGTCGCCGACCACGGTGAGGTCACGGGCGACACCGTCACCCGCAACATCGCCTCCTCCCAGCAGGTCTTCGACGCGCTGGCATCGGTCGGTGTGGATCTTCCCGACGTCTTCCGCAAGCTCGAGGACGAGGGTGTGGAGAAGTTCGTCGTGGCGTGGAAGGACCTGCTCGCGGCGACGGCGGAACAGCTCGCGGCTCACGCGCCCGGCGCGGAGGGCTGA
- the tkt gene encoding transketolase, which produces MSITDEIRTLTQPAHPADWTDLDTKAVDTARVLAADAVQKVGNGHPGTAMSLAPLAYTLYQRVMRHDPTDPEWVGRDRFVLSCGHSSLTLYTQLYLSGYGLELADLEALRTWGSLTPGHPEYGHTAGVEMTTGPLGQGLASAVGMAMAARRERGLFDPEAPAGSSPFDHYVYVIASDGDIEEGVTSEASSLAGVQQLGNLIVFYDDNKISIEHDTAIALGEDVAKRYEAYGWHVQTVEGGENVTALLEAVEAAKAVTDRPSFISVRTIIGYPAPTKMNSGDAHGAALGADEVAEIKKILGFDPEKNFDVDPAVIEHARQVVTRGAEARAAWQADFDAWAAREPQRKELFDRLHAGEFPEGWVDALPTYEPTESGPATRSASGKALAALGPVLPELWGGSADLAGSNNTTIPGSDSFGPEAISTKDWNAQPYGRTLHFGVREHAMGSILNGIALHGPTRPYGGTFLVFSDYMRPAVRLAALMQTPAIYVWTHDSIGLGEDGPTHQPIEHLAALRAIPNLAVIRPADANETSFAWKAALENRTGPTALALTRQNVPVLEGTREKAAEGVARGAYILAEASSGTPEVVILATGSEVQLAVAARETLEADGVPTRVVSVPVLDRFLEQDQAYRDEVLPPSVRARVSVEAGLAMPWYRLIGDAGEPVSLEHYGASADYKTLYREFGITAEAVVDAARRSLTRVKG; this is translated from the coding sequence GTGTCGATCACAGACGAGATCCGCACCCTCACCCAGCCTGCGCATCCTGCCGACTGGACCGACCTGGACACCAAGGCCGTCGACACCGCGCGCGTGCTCGCCGCCGACGCCGTGCAGAAGGTCGGAAACGGGCATCCCGGTACCGCGATGAGCCTCGCTCCCCTCGCGTACACCCTCTACCAGCGTGTGATGCGCCACGATCCGACCGACCCCGAGTGGGTGGGCCGCGACCGCTTCGTGCTCTCGTGCGGGCATTCGAGCCTGACGCTGTACACCCAGCTGTACCTGTCCGGCTACGGACTCGAGCTCGCCGACCTCGAGGCGCTGCGCACGTGGGGTTCGCTCACCCCGGGTCATCCCGAGTACGGCCACACCGCCGGCGTCGAGATGACCACCGGCCCGCTGGGTCAGGGTCTCGCCTCCGCCGTGGGCATGGCGATGGCCGCCCGCCGCGAGCGCGGTCTGTTCGATCCCGAGGCGCCCGCCGGCTCGAGCCCGTTCGACCACTACGTCTACGTGATCGCCTCCGACGGCGACATCGAGGAGGGCGTGACCTCCGAGGCGTCCTCGCTCGCCGGTGTCCAGCAGCTCGGCAACCTGATCGTCTTCTACGACGACAACAAGATCTCCATCGAGCACGACACCGCGATCGCTCTCGGTGAGGACGTCGCCAAGCGCTACGAGGCCTACGGCTGGCACGTGCAGACCGTCGAGGGCGGCGAGAACGTCACCGCGCTCCTCGAGGCCGTCGAGGCCGCGAAGGCGGTCACCGACCGTCCGTCCTTCATCTCCGTCCGCACGATCATCGGCTACCCGGCCCCGACGAAGATGAACAGCGGCGACGCGCACGGTGCCGCGCTCGGTGCCGACGAGGTCGCCGAGATCAAGAAGATCCTCGGCTTCGACCCCGAGAAGAACTTCGACGTCGACCCGGCCGTGATCGAGCACGCCCGACAGGTCGTGACGCGCGGCGCCGAGGCCCGTGCCGCATGGCAGGCCGACTTCGACGCGTGGGCCGCCCGCGAGCCGCAGCGCAAGGAGCTCTTCGACCGCCTGCACGCCGGCGAGTTCCCGGAGGGCTGGGTCGACGCACTGCCGACCTACGAGCCCACCGAGAGCGGTCCCGCGACCCGCTCGGCGTCCGGTAAGGCCCTCGCCGCGCTCGGGCCGGTGCTGCCCGAGCTGTGGGGTGGCTCCGCCGACCTCGCCGGCAGCAACAACACGACGATCCCCGGTTCCGACTCCTTCGGACCCGAGGCGATCTCCACGAAGGACTGGAACGCGCAGCCCTACGGACGCACCCTGCACTTCGGTGTCCGCGAGCACGCGATGGGATCGATCCTCAACGGCATCGCTCTGCACGGCCCGACCCGCCCCTACGGCGGCACCTTCCTCGTCTTCTCCGATTACATGCGGCCCGCGGTGCGTCTCGCGGCCCTCATGCAGACCCCGGCGATCTACGTGTGGACGCACGACTCGATCGGTCTCGGTGAGGACGGCCCGACGCACCAGCCGATCGAGCACCTCGCGGCGCTGCGCGCGATCCCGAATCTCGCGGTGATCCGCCCGGCCGATGCCAACGAGACCTCGTTCGCGTGGAAGGCCGCTCTGGAGAACCGCACCGGCCCGACCGCGCTGGCGCTGACCCGTCAGAACGTGCCGGTGCTCGAGGGCACGCGTGAGAAGGCCGCCGAGGGTGTCGCCCGCGGCGCCTACATCCTGGCCGAGGCCTCGTCGGGCACCCCGGAGGTCGTGATCCTCGCGACCGGTTCCGAGGTCCAGCTCGCCGTTGCCGCCCGCGAGACCCTCGAGGCCGACGGTGTTCCCACCCGCGTCGTCTCGGTGCCGGTGCTCGACCGGTTCCTCGAGCAGGACCAGGCCTACCGCGACGAGGTGCTGCCCCCGTCGGTGCGCGCCCGTGTGTCCGTGGAGGCCGGTCTCGCGATGCCGTGGTACCGCCTCATCGGCGACGCCGGTGAGCCGGTCTCGCTCGAGCACTACGGCGCCTCCGCCGACTACAAGACCCTGTACCGCGAGTTCGGCATCACTGCCGAGGCCGTCGTCGACGCCGCGCGTCGCTCGCTGACCCGAGTGAAGGGATGA
- a CDS encoding heme o synthase: MRAGRRPGGHGFGAPEAPSAPRPDTAWGRISGTVLAYIALTKPRVIELLLVATIPAMLFADRGKVDIVLILSTLFGGWMGAASANSLNCVVDADIDKVMKRTALRPLARQTVPTRNAFVFGMVLGIASFAWLWWRANLLAGLLVVATIAFYVLVYTMVLKRRTWQNVVWGGAAGCMPVMVGWAAVTGSLSWEPIVLFLVIFFWTPPHTWALAMRYKEDYKAAGVPMLPVIATEQHVTKQILLYTWATVIATLVIVPAAGVIYAAVALLAGAWFLLVAHQLYNSVRGGASVKPLKLFLQSNNYLAVVCLGLAIDSVLALPTIGSYF; encoded by the coding sequence GTGCGGGCAGGGCGACGGCCGGGAGGACACGGCTTCGGCGCCCCCGAAGCGCCGAGCGCCCCGCGCCCCGACACCGCGTGGGGCCGGATCTCCGGCACCGTCCTCGCCTACATCGCGTTGACCAAGCCGCGGGTGATCGAACTCCTGCTGGTCGCGACCATTCCCGCGATGCTGTTCGCAGACCGCGGCAAGGTCGACATCGTGCTCATCCTGAGCACCCTGTTCGGCGGTTGGATGGGTGCGGCGAGCGCCAACTCGCTCAACTGCGTCGTCGACGCCGACATCGACAAGGTGATGAAACGCACGGCGTTGCGTCCGCTCGCTCGGCAGACGGTGCCGACACGCAACGCCTTCGTCTTCGGCATGGTGCTCGGTATCGCGTCGTTCGCGTGGTTGTGGTGGCGCGCGAATCTGCTGGCCGGACTGCTGGTCGTGGCGACGATCGCGTTCTACGTGCTCGTGTACACGATGGTGCTCAAACGCCGGACCTGGCAGAACGTGGTCTGGGGCGGGGCTGCCGGTTGTATGCCCGTGATGGTGGGCTGGGCCGCGGTGACGGGTTCGCTGAGCTGGGAACCGATCGTGTTGTTCCTGGTCATCTTCTTCTGGACGCCGCCGCACACCTGGGCGCTCGCGATGCGCTACAAGGAGGACTACAAGGCCGCGGGTGTGCCCATGCTCCCGGTCATCGCCACCGAGCAGCACGTCACGAAGCAGATCCTGCTGTACACCTGGGCGACCGTGATCGCGACGCTGGTGATCGTCCCGGCCGCCGGTGTGATCTACGCGGCCGTCGCGCTGCTCGCGGGCGCCTGGTTCCTGCTCGTCGCGCACCAGCTGTACAACAGCGTGCGCGGTGGGGCATCGGTCAAACCGCTCAAGCTGTTCCTGCAGTCCAACAACTACCTCGCGGTGGTGTGCCTGGGACTGGCGATCGACTCCGTGCTCGCACTGCCGACGATCGGCTCGTACTTCTGA
- a CDS encoding quinone oxidoreductase family protein produces MHAIEVAQHGGPDVLVPVERPDPSPGPGELLVRTDAIGVNFIDTYFRTGLYGTELPYIPGSEGTGTVVAVGEGVRDTAVGDRVSWCEAPGSYAELVRVREQVAVPVPDSVPAEQAASVLLQGMTAHYLLESVYPAQPGETVLVHAGAGGVGLILTQLAVAKGVRVITTVSSDEKEALSREAGAAEVLRYSDDLAEKVRELTGGEGVAAAYDGVGAATFEASLASVRVRGTIALFGAASGPVPPFDLQRLNPAGSLFVTRPTLVHYTRDREELLWRAGDVLAALADGSLKLRVGASYPLAEAARAHADLEGRRTTGSIVLIP; encoded by the coding sequence ATGCACGCAATCGAAGTGGCACAGCACGGAGGCCCCGACGTCCTCGTCCCCGTCGAACGACCCGACCCCTCGCCCGGACCGGGTGAGCTGCTGGTCCGCACCGACGCGATCGGCGTCAACTTCATCGACACCTACTTCCGCACCGGCCTGTACGGCACGGAACTGCCGTACATCCCGGGCTCGGAGGGCACGGGCACGGTCGTCGCCGTCGGCGAGGGGGTCCGGGACACTGCGGTCGGCGACCGGGTGTCGTGGTGCGAGGCACCCGGCTCGTACGCCGAACTGGTCCGCGTCCGCGAACAGGTCGCCGTACCGGTCCCGGACTCGGTGCCGGCGGAGCAGGCCGCCTCGGTCCTCCTCCAGGGCATGACGGCGCACTACCTGCTCGAGTCCGTCTACCCCGCGCAGCCCGGTGAGACGGTGCTCGTCCACGCCGGTGCAGGTGGCGTGGGGCTGATCCTGACGCAGCTCGCCGTCGCGAAGGGCGTGCGGGTGATCACCACCGTGTCCTCCGACGAGAAGGAGGCGCTGTCGCGGGAGGCCGGCGCCGCGGAGGTGCTCCGCTACAGCGACGACCTCGCCGAGAAGGTGCGCGAGCTCACCGGCGGCGAGGGGGTGGCCGCGGCCTACGACGGTGTCGGTGCCGCAACCTTCGAGGCGTCGCTGGCGTCCGTCCGTGTGCGCGGCACGATCGCGCTGTTCGGTGCCGCGAGCGGACCAGTCCCGCCCTTCGACCTGCAGCGCCTGAACCCGGCAGGTTCGCTGTTCGTCACCCGGCCGACCCTCGTGCACTACACCCGCGACCGCGAGGAGCTGCTGTGGCGTGCGGGCGACGTGCTCGCGGCGCTCGCCGACGGGTCGTTGAAGCTCCGGGTCGGAGCGAGCTATCCCCTCGCCGAGGCCGCCCGCGCCCATGCCGATCTCGAGGGACGCCGGACCACCGGATCGATCGTCCTGATCCCGTGA
- a CDS encoding COX15/CtaA family protein, with product MLYRGYLSLVDRLPLPSLRTQKIIAFLTILTQGGIAVTGSVVRVTASGLGCPTWPQCFPGSLVPVGVSSGVNTLHQVVEFGNRLLTFVVVAVAAAIVLAVTRARRRKEVIAWAWVMPAGTVLQAIIGGITVLAGLVWWTVAIHLLASMLMVWLATVLYAKVSEPDDGTVVQVLPQPLRWLTALSGVALAVVLVLGTMVTGAGPHAGDKSIERSVPRLALDITNLVHLHAEALVGYLALLIGLTFAVYAVHAPRAVTLRLKVVLALVVAQACIGLVQFWTDVPAVLVVFHVAGAGLCTAATAAVWAAGRTRTTTPDREPVPA from the coding sequence GTGTTGTATCGCGGCTACCTGAGCCTTGTCGACCGTCTCCCCCTGCCGTCGCTGCGGACGCAGAAGATCATCGCGTTCCTCACGATTCTCACCCAGGGCGGCATCGCCGTGACCGGCTCGGTCGTCCGCGTCACCGCCTCCGGACTGGGTTGCCCGACCTGGCCGCAGTGCTTCCCCGGGTCGTTGGTCCCGGTGGGTGTGTCGAGCGGGGTGAACACGCTGCACCAGGTGGTCGAGTTCGGTAACCGGCTGCTGACCTTCGTGGTCGTGGCCGTCGCAGCCGCGATCGTCCTGGCAGTCACCCGAGCACGGCGCCGCAAGGAGGTCATCGCCTGGGCCTGGGTGATGCCCGCGGGCACCGTGCTGCAGGCGATCATCGGCGGCATCACCGTCCTGGCCGGTCTGGTCTGGTGGACGGTCGCGATCCACCTGCTCGCGTCGATGCTCATGGTGTGGCTGGCGACGGTGCTCTACGCCAAGGTGAGCGAGCCGGACGACGGGACGGTGGTGCAGGTCCTGCCCCAGCCGCTGCGCTGGCTCACCGCGTTGTCGGGTGTCGCGCTCGCCGTGGTCCTCGTGCTCGGCACGATGGTCACCGGAGCCGGCCCGCACGCCGGAGACAAGAGCATCGAGAGGTCCGTCCCGCGCCTCGCGCTCGACATCACCAATCTCGTCCACCTGCACGCCGAAGCGCTCGTCGGTTATCTCGCGTTGCTGATCGGCCTCACCTTCGCGGTGTATGCCGTTCACGCACCGCGGGCCGTCACGCTGCGGCTGAAGGTCGTCCTCGCACTGGTCGTCGCGCAGGCCTGCATCGGCCTCGTCCAGTTCTGGACGGACGTGCCCGCCGTGCTGGTCGTCTTCCACGTCGCCGGCGCCGGACTGTGCACGGCGGCGACCGCCGCGGTCTGGGCGGCCGGACGGACCCGCACGACCACACCGGACCGCGAGCCTGTTCCGGCCTGA
- a CDS encoding ABC transporter permease → MSVTHDRLANNRFAEGTFTPRPQPNSPSKMLAAQTAMELKLLLRNGEQLLLTMFIPITLLIGLSLLPIGDLGDSRVDSVLPAVMMVAVMSTAFTGQAIAVGFDRRYGALKRIGATALPKWGIIAGKSAAVGIVVVLQAVLLGAIGSALGWRPSPVDLLIGAVVIALGTVMFATLGLLLGGTLRAEIVLALANIVWFVLLGIGSVVVLGDVIPEAVAHLLRIVPSGALTLALENATSGVIDWLSIVSLIVWTVIGGTAAARWFRFT, encoded by the coding sequence GTGAGCGTGACCCACGATCGTCTGGCGAACAACCGGTTCGCGGAGGGGACCTTCACCCCGCGACCGCAGCCGAACTCGCCGTCGAAGATGCTCGCGGCGCAGACCGCCATGGAACTCAAGCTGCTGCTGCGCAACGGCGAGCAGCTCCTGCTGACCATGTTCATCCCGATCACGCTGCTGATCGGCCTGTCACTGTTGCCCATCGGCGATCTCGGCGACTCACGAGTCGACAGTGTGCTGCCTGCGGTGATGATGGTGGCCGTGATGTCTACGGCATTCACCGGCCAGGCGATCGCCGTGGGCTTCGACCGCCGCTACGGCGCCCTCAAGCGGATCGGCGCGACCGCGCTGCCCAAATGGGGGATCATCGCGGGCAAGAGCGCGGCGGTGGGCATCGTCGTCGTCCTGCAGGCAGTGCTGCTCGGCGCCATCGGATCGGCACTGGGCTGGCGCCCCTCCCCCGTCGACCTGCTCATCGGGGCGGTCGTCATCGCCCTGGGCACGGTGATGTTCGCGACACTGGGATTGCTGCTCGGGGGAACCCTGCGCGCCGAGATCGTGCTCGCCCTCGCAAACATCGTGTGGTTCGTGCTGCTCGGCATCGGCAGCGTCGTGGTGCTCGGCGACGTGATCCCCGAAGCGGTGGCCCACCTGCTGCGGATCGTGCCGTCAGGGGCGCTGACGCTCGCGCTCGAGAACGCCACCTCCGGTGTGATCGACTGGCTGTCGATCGTCTCGCTGATCGTCTGGACGGTGATCGGCGGCACCGCCGCGGCGCGCTGGTTCCGCTTCACCTGA